The Ferrimicrobium sp. sequence CGCCTACTACACCCGTTCTCGTCGAGGGATATCCTTATGGTGGCTCCCATCCCCTTTTTCCATGTGGGTAGCAGGCCGGGAGAGTGACTAACGACAATGCATTGAGCGGTCCCTTTGCGTAGGAACTGTAGCAGCCTCTCCTGCGCGCGAGGGTGAAGATGCGCTGCGGGCTCGTCGAGCAATACAACTGATGTCGGATCTTCCACAAGCAGGGTAGCCAAGCGTAGCAATTCAACACCGCCCGAACCGATCGCAGACAGAGGCAGTTCCGTTCCGTCGGCGCGTCGTATCATGGGCTCAATAGTCACCGCGTAATCTTGCACCACGTGATGCTCCTTGAGAGGATGGCCATTCTCGGGTGTGAGATCATTGACAACGTAATCGACATCGTTGACATGAGCGTTCCGGTTGGCACTTACCTTGAGCTCGGGGTGGGAGCCATCACCTCGAAGATCGGAAAAGATTTTACATGCCTCGGAATAGCGTTGCCTGGCAGCGTGATCGCCCACACTCCATCTGAATAGTGACGACAGGTAGCGAGGGATGCTTGGGCTACCTATGTTCGGAGCCGGAGCACTGGGTTGTGCAAGGATGTCCATAGTGGTCGTGATTGGTGACCCTAACTCGACGTCATCAAGATCGCTAACGATCCTATCCGCGAGCACTTTCGCCAGAACGCGCTCAAAACCCCAGATAAAGCTAGCGCCCCGGACAAAACCACCTACCAGATCTGCACGCCTAAGCTCGTCCCAGATCGTTCCGCTATCAAAGCTGGCGAGCTGAGACTTGATCCGCAAATCTATCGGGCGTTCACCGCTCGGAAACATTGATCCATAGCCAACATTCTCAAAATGATCCTCTCCCGGTGCGACATCGATTCTGTCCTTGTACTCCTCGGGCACCTCTGAGCTTGTTGAGCCTGCTATGAACAAATGGCCACCATAGCGTCTGCTCGATAGGTCGGAGACCGCCCACCAAAATGTCTTACCATCGTGCTCGAACTCATAGGCAAGCTTCCACCTGGCATCGAGAGTACGTGAATGCCTGAGAACTAGGACACCTTCTTTGAGGGCGGAGTACATCTCGTCCAGAGCCCCTGAATCGCTCCTCTCACCCGCACGGAATTCGTTGCTACGGGGTAACTCTGCGTGGCCTGAAGCCTGGATTCCTCGGAGGAAGAGATAAATAAGGTAAGAGTCCCAAGATTGTTGCGCTGGGAAGTCATCTGTGGTGAGCGTGACACCAAGCCGAATTTCTGATAACGAGGCCATTCCCAGATGAGGAGGGCAGATCGCTTCGATCCTAGTGCTG is a genomic window containing:
- a CDS encoding AAA family ATPase encodes the protein MRLKYLEVNNVLSYGIGEHIDFDQRLTVLVGPNGGGKSNVLRILMLVRDVIRREASPSGTPESQSLSTRIEAICPPHLGMASLSEIRLGVTLTTDDFPAQQSWDSYLIYLFLRGIQASGHAELPRSNEFRAGERSDSGALDEMYSALKEGVLVLRHSRTLDARWKLAYEFEHDGKTFWWAVSDLSSRRYGGHLFIAGSTSSEVPEEYKDRIDVAPGEDHFENVGYGSMFPSGERPIDLRIKSQLASFDSGTIWDELRRADLVGGFVRGASFIWGFERVLAKVLADRIVSDLDDVELGSPITTTMDILAQPSAPAPNIGSPSIPRYLSSLFRWSVGDHAARQRYSEACKIFSDLRGDGSHPELKVSANRNAHVNDVDYVVNDLTPENGHPLKEHHVVQDYAVTIEPMIRRADGTELPLSAIGSGGVELLRLATLLVEDPTSVVLLDEPAAHLHPRAQERLLQFLRKGTAQCIVVSHSPGLLPTWKKGMGATIRISLDENGCSRRRVVSEKTLMEDEKGKADELQRLVLAQPEVKAIPFADWVILVSGQTELIVYPVWFAAVTEDKEFSGDPHFVNFQGDNQFARYLRVVNAFGVRWAAVVDGKSFTPVTPTNSDPNGTANRRRVPMIAKQILEVVGEGTEAQLLLNAIRIIEVPVDDAPAEWFKRWRCELERCGVFTLANCWHNRKKSDGKCEQCGESVKRKTDQCEAVAMHDDVAHIESFEDAVRAYTDLSMGAGEHKSQEAFQLLEDCREPPAEFREMLEKISRFGSVSGHPKLHAGGQRIARWRTSKLHGI